From Cellulosimicrobium cellulans, the proteins below share one genomic window:
- a CDS encoding DeoR/GlpR family DNA-binding transcription regulator, whose amino-acid sequence MLALQASGACDAGRTTAVRDVVADVSFDDVWMPRSRGYVALARAGVIQAWIHPGFVDVRSGPGGARRIPLPRRGLASPGDVDPGTMHDGDVKETAMTTDRRPTPTRGEQSSDRLLGTVRRERIAAAVRVRGVVTVADLVRDLGVSEMTVRRDLAALAERGLLHRVHGGATSARGQGSVHVPRPGPPRAGDDARAEVAVRLIEPGGVVALGSGTTMPLLAERIVGDPRLRPLTVLTSSTVVARVVDSAGDGLLTAILTGGTRTASGTLVGPLARRAFGEIPSTLAFVDAYRITSETGVAGPGHEEAGVSRAMVENADRVVVLASRSAWRPGGRHPIASLDEVDVLVTDDAAPARERERAGSAVGRLLLAPAGAALPARRRLVRG is encoded by the coding sequence GTGCTCGCGCTCCAGGCGTCCGGCGCCTGCGACGCCGGGAGGACCACAGCGGTCCGGGACGTCGTCGCGGACGTCTCGTTCGACGACGTCTGGATGCCCCGGTCGCGCGGGTACGTCGCGCTCGCGCGAGCCGGAGTCATCCAGGCCTGGATCCATCCCGGCTTCGTCGACGTCAGGTCGGGGCCTGGCGGGGCCCGTCGGATCCCCCTCCCGCGCCGCGGACTGGCAAGTCCAGGCGACGTCGACCCCGGCACGATGCACGACGGCGACGTCAAGGAGACCGCGATGACGACTGATCGGCGACCCACCCCGACGCGGGGGGAGCAGAGCAGCGACCGGCTGCTCGGTACGGTGCGCAGGGAGCGCATCGCCGCCGCCGTGCGCGTCCGTGGCGTCGTCACGGTCGCCGACCTCGTCCGCGACCTCGGGGTGTCCGAGATGACCGTTCGTCGCGATCTCGCCGCCCTCGCGGAGCGCGGTCTGCTCCACCGGGTGCACGGTGGCGCGACGTCGGCCCGAGGTCAGGGATCGGTGCACGTCCCGCGGCCGGGACCCCCTCGCGCGGGTGACGACGCGCGCGCGGAGGTCGCCGTGCGGTTGATCGAGCCCGGGGGCGTCGTCGCCCTGGGGTCGGGGACCACCATGCCCCTCCTTGCAGAACGGATCGTGGGTGATCCACGGCTCCGGCCGCTCACGGTCCTGACGAGCTCGACGGTCGTCGCGCGAGTCGTGGACTCCGCAGGAGACGGCCTGCTGACGGCGATCCTCACCGGTGGCACGCGCACCGCGTCGGGGACTCTCGTGGGCCCGCTGGCGCGACGCGCGTTCGGCGAGATTCCCAGCACGCTCGCCTTCGTCGACGCCTACCGGATCACGTCCGAGACCGGGGTGGCCGGCCCGGGACACGAGGAGGCCGGCGTCAGCCGGGCGATGGTGGAGAACGCCGACCGGGTCGTGGTCCTCGCGAGCAGATCGGCCTGGCGGCCCGGCGGGCGGCACCCGATCGCCTCGCTGGACGAGGTCGACGTCCTCGTCACCGACGACGCGGCGCCTGCCCGCGAGCGTGAACGGGCCGGGTCCGCCGTCGGGCGGCTGTTGCTCGCACCTGCCGGGGCCGCGCTCCCGGCACGTCGGCGTCTCGTACGCGGTTGA
- a CDS encoding DedA family protein produces MPSGLSAALSAALPAASTAEPALDGVAGWAVNLMETLGPVGAAIAIALENLFPPLPSEIILPLAGFTASQGSFGLVEAILWTTAGSVVGALALYLVGALVGRERTRWVAERLPLVKVADVDRTEQFFLKHGGATVFFGRFIPIFRSLISIPAGVERMPLWKFLGLSAAGSLVWNTIFVYAGYALGEQWHVVEEYAGVLQKVVIVVVAAAVVWFVVTRVWRWVNDDERPAHARGGRSSSPARDDA; encoded by the coding sequence ATGCCCTCCGGACTTTCCGCCGCCCTCTCGGCCGCCCTGCCCGCCGCGTCGACGGCGGAGCCCGCGCTCGACGGCGTCGCGGGCTGGGCCGTGAACCTCATGGAGACGCTGGGGCCGGTCGGCGCGGCGATCGCGATCGCGCTCGAGAACCTGTTCCCGCCCCTGCCGAGCGAGATCATCCTGCCGCTCGCGGGCTTCACGGCGAGCCAGGGGAGCTTCGGCCTCGTCGAGGCGATCCTGTGGACGACGGCCGGGTCGGTCGTCGGGGCGCTCGCGCTCTACCTCGTGGGGGCGCTCGTCGGGCGCGAGCGCACGCGCTGGGTCGCGGAGCGCCTGCCGCTCGTCAAGGTCGCGGACGTCGACCGCACCGAGCAGTTCTTCCTCAAGCACGGCGGCGCGACCGTCTTCTTCGGTCGCTTCATCCCGATCTTCCGCAGCCTCATCTCCATCCCGGCCGGGGTCGAGCGCATGCCGCTGTGGAAGTTCCTCGGCCTGTCCGCGGCGGGCAGCCTCGTGTGGAACACGATCTTCGTCTACGCCGGCTACGCCCTCGGCGAGCAGTGGCACGTCGTGGAGGAGTACGCGGGTGTGCTCCAGAAGGTCGTGATCGTGGTCGTCGCGGCCGCGGTCGTGTGGTTCGTCGTGACGCGCGTCTGGCGCTGGGTGAACGACGACGAGCGCCCCGCCCACGCGCGCGGCGGGCGGTCGTCGTCGCCTGCCCGCGACGACGCCTGA
- a CDS encoding bifunctional lysylphosphatidylglycerol flippase/synthetase MprF — translation MPDENPRPSAPPSQSPSASSGVSRAAPDAALVATGRHSPLAAQRHRVRVRRVAATVVVVLAVLSLVGLVARRLWVHLTVFQDFLPGVEASSRASSILLAAVVLLLTARGLRNGHRLSWVVTCAVLGLTAVAHLVHHRHALPAVVVLLAVGWLLTQWRAFPVLPTRRAVRRAVLLLVAIGVALVLVVVAVAVVLAARDAGDAELESAARVIAVVATVLNLVLVVLVLWWLLSPRSPKPATTAEHLAEREKARTVVAAHGGGTLDYFALRDDKDWFFVGHGVVAHSVRNGVCLVSPDPICPPAERELVWAEFLDHVARNGWKVAVVAAGEPWLPVYEASGLLPAYLGDEATVDCPSFTLEGKAHKSLRQAVNRVARTGYTTTFHDPTALDPALRDEIAAMSDESRRGEDERGFSMTLSRLFDPHDTGLMLSVTRSAEGRVDAFCQWVPASDIDGWSLDVMRRRLDVPDLPNGLVDATIVATIAELVARGQRGLGLNFAVLRELMDGERDSRLDQLVRPVVKRFSEGTQVETLATFNDKFDPGWTRRYVVLDSAEQAAAQALVMAGAEGVTEIPVIGRFLRGVGAAPAEAAPAVATSGPAAGGETS, via the coding sequence GTGCCCGACGAGAACCCCCGCCCGAGCGCGCCGCCGAGCCAGTCCCCGAGCGCGTCGTCCGGCGTGTCCCGGGCAGCGCCTGACGCCGCGCTCGTCGCGACGGGGCGGCACTCCCCGCTCGCGGCCCAGCGGCACCGCGTCCGCGTGCGCCGGGTCGCCGCGACCGTCGTCGTGGTCCTCGCGGTCCTCTCGCTCGTGGGTCTCGTGGCGCGCCGGCTCTGGGTCCACCTGACGGTCTTCCAGGACTTCCTCCCGGGCGTCGAGGCGAGCAGCCGCGCGTCGAGCATCCTGCTCGCGGCCGTCGTCCTGCTCCTCACGGCGCGCGGCCTGCGCAACGGCCACCGGCTGTCGTGGGTCGTGACGTGCGCGGTGCTGGGCCTGACGGCCGTCGCGCACCTGGTGCACCACCGGCACGCGCTGCCGGCCGTCGTCGTGCTGCTCGCGGTCGGGTGGCTCCTCACGCAGTGGCGCGCGTTCCCCGTCCTGCCCACGCGGCGCGCGGTGCGCCGGGCCGTGCTGCTCCTCGTCGCGATCGGGGTCGCGCTGGTCCTCGTCGTGGTCGCGGTCGCCGTGGTGCTCGCCGCGCGCGACGCGGGCGACGCCGAGCTCGAGAGCGCGGCCCGCGTGATCGCCGTCGTCGCGACGGTGCTCAACCTCGTGCTCGTGGTGCTCGTGCTCTGGTGGCTGCTCTCGCCGCGGTCGCCCAAGCCCGCGACGACGGCGGAGCACCTCGCCGAGCGGGAGAAGGCGCGCACGGTCGTGGCCGCGCACGGGGGCGGCACGCTCGACTACTTCGCCCTGCGCGACGACAAGGACTGGTTCTTCGTCGGCCACGGCGTCGTCGCGCACTCGGTCCGCAACGGCGTGTGCCTCGTCTCGCCCGACCCGATCTGCCCGCCCGCCGAGCGCGAGCTCGTCTGGGCCGAGTTCCTCGACCACGTCGCGCGCAACGGCTGGAAGGTCGCGGTCGTGGCGGCGGGCGAGCCGTGGCTCCCGGTCTACGAGGCATCAGGCCTGCTGCCTGCGTACCTCGGCGACGAGGCGACCGTGGACTGCCCGTCGTTCACGCTGGAGGGCAAGGCGCACAAGTCGCTGCGCCAGGCCGTGAACCGCGTCGCGCGCACCGGGTACACGACGACCTTCCACGACCCCACGGCGCTCGACCCCGCGCTGCGCGACGAGATCGCCGCGATGAGCGACGAGTCCCGGCGCGGCGAGGACGAGCGCGGGTTCTCCATGACGCTCTCGCGCCTGTTCGACCCCCACGACACCGGGCTCATGCTCTCCGTCACCCGGTCCGCCGAGGGGCGCGTGGACGCGTTCTGCCAGTGGGTGCCCGCGAGCGACATCGACGGCTGGTCCCTCGACGTCATGCGTCGCCGCCTCGACGTGCCGGACCTGCCGAACGGCCTCGTGGACGCGACGATCGTCGCGACGATCGCGGAGCTCGTCGCGCGCGGCCAGCGCGGTCTCGGTCTCAACTTCGCCGTCCTGCGTGAGCTCATGGACGGCGAGCGCGACTCGCGGCTCGACCAGCTCGTGCGGCCGGTGGTCAAGCGGTTCTCCGAGGGGACGCAGGTGGAGACGCTCGCGACGTTCAACGACAAGTTCGACCCCGGCTGGACCCGCCGCTATGTGGTGCTCGACTCGGCGGAGCAGGCGGCCGCGCAGGCGCTCGTCATGGCCGGCGCCGAAGGAGTCACGGAGATCCCGGTGATCGGCCGGTTCCTGCGCGGGGTCGGCGCCGCCCCGGCAGAGGCCGCTCCCGCCGTGGCGACGTCCGGACCTGCAGCGGGGGGCGAGACCTCGTGA
- a CDS encoding MalY/PatB family protein, whose translation MRTPLDVLTLDELRRRTSVKWRAFDPDVLPLFVAEMDVAPCEAVVDAVTAALRAGDTGYDVGTAYGEAYARFAARRWGWSFDASTSRTLPDVMLAIVEVLRVLTAPGDAVVVNPPVYPPFYGFTANEGRRVVDAPLGPDGRLDLDALELAFADATGVAANGRGPGSGRRAVWLVCNPQNPTGTVHTPAELEAGLALAARYGVRVVADEIHAPLTRPGLDGRPATTHTPLLAVPGSERALAIVSASKAWNLPGIKAAAAVAGPDAAADLRRIPEEASHGVQHVSVLAHVAALDHGEAWLDAVLAGVERNAWLLADLLAAHLPEVGYRPGEATYLAWLDCRGIAGGPSSDGVPAPAHDPRAWFLDRARVALEDGRRFGPGGEGHVRLNLATGVDVLAEAVERMGESVRAAV comes from the coding sequence ATGCGCACGCCCCTGGACGTCCTCACGCTCGACGAGCTGCGCCGTCGGACGTCGGTGAAGTGGCGCGCGTTCGACCCCGACGTGCTGCCGCTGTTCGTCGCGGAGATGGACGTCGCGCCGTGCGAGGCCGTGGTCGACGCCGTGACCGCGGCCCTGCGCGCGGGCGACACCGGGTACGACGTCGGCACCGCCTACGGCGAGGCGTACGCGCGGTTCGCGGCGCGCCGGTGGGGCTGGTCGTTCGACGCGTCGACGTCGCGCACCCTGCCCGACGTGATGCTCGCGATCGTCGAGGTGCTGCGCGTCCTCACGGCCCCGGGCGACGCGGTCGTCGTGAACCCGCCGGTGTACCCGCCGTTCTACGGCTTCACGGCGAACGAGGGGCGGCGGGTCGTCGACGCCCCGCTCGGCCCGGACGGGCGGCTCGACCTCGACGCGCTCGAGCTCGCGTTCGCCGACGCGACGGGCGTCGCCGCGAACGGGCGCGGCCCCGGGAGCGGGCGCCGCGCCGTCTGGCTCGTGTGCAACCCGCAGAACCCCACCGGGACGGTGCACACCCCCGCCGAGCTCGAGGCCGGCCTCGCGCTCGCCGCCCGGTACGGGGTGCGCGTCGTCGCGGACGAGATCCACGCGCCGCTCACCCGACCGGGCCTCGACGGCCGCCCGGCGACGACCCACACCCCGCTCCTCGCCGTCCCGGGCTCCGAGCGTGCCCTGGCGATCGTCTCCGCGTCCAAGGCCTGGAACCTGCCGGGGATCAAGGCCGCGGCGGCCGTCGCCGGGCCTGACGCCGCCGCCGACCTGCGCCGGATCCCCGAGGAGGCGAGCCACGGCGTGCAGCACGTGTCGGTGCTCGCGCACGTCGCCGCGCTCGACCACGGGGAGGCGTGGCTCGACGCCGTCCTCGCGGGCGTCGAGCGCAACGCGTGGCTCCTCGCCGACCTCCTCGCGGCGCACCTGCCGGAGGTCGGCTACCGCCCCGGCGAGGCGACGTACCTCGCGTGGCTCGACTGTCGAGGGATCGCCGGCGGTCCGTCCTCCGACGGCGTCCCGGCGCCTGCGCACGACCCGCGCGCCTGGTTCCTCGACCGGGCGCGGGTCGCGCTGGAGGACGGGCGCCGGTTCGGCCCCGGCGGAGAGGGTCACGTTCGGCTCAACCTCGCGACCGGCGTCGACGTGCTCGCGGAGGCGGTCGAGCGCATGGGGGAGTCGGTGCGCGCGGCGGTCTGA
- a CDS encoding DUF1905 domain-containing protein → MPFDPVPLDRTFTAPVGVDVKGDTWPCVEVPEARELFGTLRSVRVDATVDDVPLRNVGLMPTGAGGLMLSLNAAVRKRLGKDVGDTVTVHLERRLS, encoded by the coding sequence GTGCCGTTCGACCCCGTCCCTCTCGACCGCACGTTCACCGCGCCCGTCGGCGTCGACGTCAAGGGCGACACCTGGCCCTGCGTCGAGGTGCCGGAGGCCCGCGAGCTCTTCGGGACCCTGCGGTCGGTCCGGGTCGACGCGACCGTCGACGACGTGCCGCTGCGGAACGTCGGGCTGATGCCGACCGGTGCGGGCGGCCTGATGCTGTCGCTGAACGCGGCGGTGCGCAAGCGCCTGGGCAAGGACGTGGGCGACACCGTCACGGTGCACCTCGAACGACGGCTGAGCTGA
- a CDS encoding amidohydrolase family protein, with amino-acid sequence MPGHDVVDAHHHLWVRSRTPQDWIDPLTMAAIDRDFVPADLPAAVHGVSAAVVVQSASRWAESAELLATCASPQGRVARLAGAVVWADLTAPDLAERLDALRAGPGGRYLVGVRTMLQAEPDPAYLDRADVRRGVAAVGAAGLAFDLVLRDHQLPAAARLAAALPDVPFVLDHLGKPRLDAGGAAGADGDRLATWCHDVAALASRPNVAAKLSGLVTEARWDAWTPTDLRPAVDHALDVFGPARLMFGSDWPVCLLASDYGRWLETVRGLLADLAPGERDAVWGTTARRVYGLPAAATAGAPADARPPARTPDRGEASP; translated from the coding sequence GTGCCCGGTCACGACGTCGTCGACGCCCACCACCACCTCTGGGTCCGGTCGCGGACCCCTCAGGACTGGATCGACCCGCTCACGATGGCGGCGATCGACCGCGACTTCGTCCCCGCGGACCTGCCCGCCGCCGTGCACGGGGTGAGCGCGGCCGTCGTCGTCCAGTCGGCGAGCCGGTGGGCCGAGTCCGCGGAGCTGCTCGCCACGTGCGCCTCGCCGCAGGGGCGCGTGGCCCGGTTGGCGGGCGCCGTCGTCTGGGCCGACCTCACGGCCCCGGACCTGGCCGAGCGCCTCGACGCGCTGCGCGCGGGCCCCGGCGGTCGGTACCTCGTGGGTGTGCGCACCATGCTCCAGGCCGAGCCCGACCCCGCGTACCTCGACCGCGCCGACGTGCGCCGCGGCGTCGCCGCCGTGGGCGCCGCCGGGCTCGCGTTCGACCTCGTCCTGCGCGACCACCAGCTCCCCGCGGCGGCACGGCTCGCCGCCGCGCTCCCCGACGTCCCGTTCGTGCTCGACCACCTCGGCAAGCCGCGGCTGGACGCCGGTGGCGCGGCGGGGGCCGACGGGGACCGGCTCGCCACCTGGTGCCACGACGTCGCGGCGCTCGCCAGCCGACCGAACGTCGCGGCGAAGCTGTCCGGCCTCGTCACCGAGGCCCGCTGGGACGCGTGGACCCCGACCGACCTGCGGCCCGCCGTCGACCACGCGCTCGACGTCTTCGGTCCCGCGCGCCTGATGTTCGGCTCCGACTGGCCCGTGTGCCTGCTCGCGAGCGACTACGGCCGGTGGCTGGAGACCGTGCGCGGGCTGCTCGCCGACCTCGCCCCCGGCGAGCGCGACGCGGTGTGGGGCACCACCGCGCGCCGCGTGTACGGGCTCCCGGCCGCCGCCACTGCCGGTGCCCCGGCCGACGCCCGACCACCAGCACGCACCCCAGACCGAGGAGAGGCTTCCCCGTGA